A genomic segment from Leptolyngbya boryana PCC 6306 encodes:
- a CDS encoding YnfA family protein, translating to MIQSLLFFVLAALCEIGGGYLFWLWLREGKSSWLAVMGVIILAIYGVVPTLQPANFGRAYAAYGGIFIVSSILWGWFVDRVAPDRYDWLGGWLALLGVLVMMYAPRS from the coding sequence ATGATTCAATCCTTACTCTTCTTTGTTCTCGCAGCACTGTGTGAGATTGGTGGCGGTTATCTCTTTTGGCTTTGGCTCCGAGAAGGCAAAAGTTCGTGGTTAGCAGTGATGGGCGTGATCATTTTGGCGATTTATGGTGTGGTTCCAACGTTACAGCCTGCCAATTTCGGTCGCGCCTATGCAGCGTATGGTGGGATTTTCATCGTTTCATCTATCTTGTGGGGCTGGTTTGTCGATCGAGTTGCTCCTGATCGATACGATTGGCTTGGAGGCTGGCTCGCGCTTCTGGGCGTTCTAGTCATGATGTATGCGCCTCGAAGCTAA
- the fumC gene encoding class II fumarate hydratase, with translation MVECPTITAEKLSVDLTTRTETDSMGAIAVECDRYWGAQTQRSLTYFAIGQDKMPTELIRAFGILKKAAAIVNQDLGKLPAEKATLMIQAADEVIAGKLNDHFPLSVWQTGSGTQTNMNANEVISNRAIEIAGGELGSKTPIHPNDHVNMSQSSNDTFPTAMHIAAAEAIHQRLLPMIKKLRDALQSKSNEFEDIIKIGRTHLMDAVPLTLGQEFSGYVAQLEQAISRIEATLPGLYELAIGGTAVGTGINTHPEFAVRSASKIAELTGLPFVSAPNKFAALAAHDAIVFTSGAIKTLACALMKIANDLRWMGSGPRCGLGELVLPANEPGSSIMPGKVNPTQCEAMTMVCVQVMGNDSAIAIAASQGNFELNVFKPVLIHNLIHSIRILSDACSSFTDHMVVGIVPNRDRINHFLENSLMLVTALNPKIGYDNAAKVAYKAYKENSTLRQACIELGLLTGEEFDQFVRPEQMINPS, from the coding sequence GTGGTGGAATGTCCTACGATTACGGCGGAGAAACTCAGTGTGGATTTAACGACTCGGACAGAAACAGATAGTATGGGCGCGATCGCGGTCGAGTGCGATCGCTATTGGGGAGCGCAAACTCAGCGATCGCTCACGTATTTCGCAATCGGACAAGACAAAATGCCGACAGAACTGATTCGGGCATTTGGCATTTTGAAAAAAGCTGCCGCGATCGTCAATCAAGACTTAGGCAAGCTCCCTGCGGAAAAAGCAACATTGATGATTCAAGCCGCTGATGAAGTGATTGCTGGCAAGCTCAATGATCATTTTCCCTTGTCTGTCTGGCAGACCGGAAGTGGAACGCAAACGAATATGAATGCGAATGAGGTGATCTCGAATCGTGCGATCGAGATAGCGGGCGGAGAGCTGGGAAGTAAAACTCCCATTCATCCGAATGATCATGTCAATATGTCTCAATCCTCAAACGATACATTCCCAACTGCAATGCATATTGCCGCAGCAGAAGCGATTCATCAACGATTGCTCCCGATGATTAAAAAGTTGCGCGATGCGTTGCAAAGTAAATCCAATGAGTTTGAGGACATCATTAAAATTGGGCGGACTCATTTGATGGATGCTGTGCCTTTAACTTTAGGTCAAGAATTCTCCGGCTATGTGGCACAGTTGGAGCAAGCGATCTCCAGAATCGAAGCAACTCTCCCCGGATTGTATGAACTCGCCATTGGTGGAACCGCAGTTGGAACCGGAATCAATACCCATCCTGAGTTTGCAGTGCGATCGGCAAGTAAAATTGCAGAATTAACCGGACTTCCTTTTGTCAGTGCCCCGAATAAGTTTGCGGCCTTAGCGGCTCATGATGCGATCGTCTTTACGAGCGGAGCGATTAAAACGCTCGCTTGTGCGTTGATGAAAATCGCCAATGATCTGCGCTGGATGGGGTCAGGTCCTCGCTGTGGATTAGGAGAATTAGTGTTACCTGCGAATGAGCCTGGATCATCGATTATGCCTGGTAAGGTCAATCCGACTCAATGCGAGGCAATGACAATGGTCTGTGTGCAAGTTATGGGCAACGATAGTGCGATCGCGATTGCAGCAAGCCAAGGTAACTTTGAGCTAAATGTGTTCAAGCCTGTGTTGATTCATAATTTGATTCATTCGATTCGCATTCTTTCTGATGCGTGCTCTTCGTTTACCGATCACATGGTTGTGGGAATTGTGCCGAATCGCGATCGCATCAATCATTTTTTGGAAAACTCCTTGATGCTCGTGACAGCTTTGAATCCTAAGATTGGATACGATAACGCTGCCAAAGTTGCTTACAAAGCTTACAAGGAGAACTCTACTTTGCGTCAAGCTTGTATTGAACTCGGATTGCTCACGGGAGAAGAATTCGATCAATTCGTGCGTCCAGAGCAAATGATTAATCCAAGTTAA
- a CDS encoding glutamine synthetase III family protein has product MSHELRVKAISQVTDRVPLPPKVPARLEAIWASDVFTLSKMQACLPKDVFKSLQSTVKTGGKLDVSVAGVVAAAMKDWAISKGALYYAHVFYPLTNATAEKHDGFISVQSDGSVISEFTGKVLVQGEPDGSSFPNGGLRATNAARGYTAWDVTSPAYVMETDNGVTLCIPTVFVSWTGEALDKKTPLLRSIAAMNKAATRALKLLGYTEVAPVNSSCGAEQEYFLVDAHFAHNRPDLLLTGRTLFGKPAAKGQQFDDHYFGAIPERVQVFMQDVEEKLYRLGIPAKTRHNEVAPGQFEIAPFFEAANVASDHQQLIMTILKTTAKKHGFMCLLHEKPFAGVNGSGKHVNWSVGNPTQGNLLDPGDTPHKNLQFLLFCGAVIRGVHTYGSLLRAVVATASNDHRLGANEAPPAIISVYLGTQLEEVFEQIAKGEVKDSTHGGMMDLGVDTLPIFAKDPGDRNRTSPFAFTGNRFEFRAVGSGQSVSGPLVAMNTILADSLSWVSDQLEAELAKGTELSAAVFTVLKEVMDKHSAVIFGGDGYSEEWHRMAVEERGLPNLRTTADALPVLKDKAIEDLFEKVGVLTPVELESRFDVYAEQYIQSIEVEAKLVVTMAKTIIYPAAVRYLTDLATSISAISGIGLTLEKDTAEKVAALIQSMMDNVSKLSTAMSQHDFESVEAHMQYCSQTIRPLMDKVREYADALEGEVADDLWPMPTYQEMLFVK; this is encoded by the coding sequence ATGAGCCACGAATTGCGTGTTAAAGCGATCTCTCAAGTTACCGATCGAGTTCCCCTTCCTCCGAAAGTTCCTGCTCGTCTAGAAGCAATCTGGGCAAGCGATGTGTTTACCTTGAGCAAGATGCAAGCTTGCTTACCCAAGGATGTCTTCAAATCACTCCAAAGCACAGTTAAAACCGGTGGGAAACTCGATGTTTCTGTCGCAGGTGTCGTTGCGGCAGCCATGAAAGATTGGGCAATCTCGAAGGGCGCACTGTATTATGCTCACGTCTTTTACCCACTCACGAATGCAACGGCTGAAAAGCACGATGGATTCATTTCCGTACAAAGTGATGGGTCTGTGATCTCAGAATTTACGGGCAAAGTGCTGGTTCAAGGTGAACCGGATGGCTCATCATTTCCGAATGGCGGACTGCGAGCCACCAATGCAGCACGCGGATACACGGCTTGGGATGTGACGAGTCCTGCCTATGTGATGGAAACCGATAACGGCGTGACCTTGTGCATTCCGACGGTGTTTGTCTCTTGGACAGGCGAAGCACTCGATAAAAAAACGCCGTTACTGCGCTCGATCGCTGCAATGAATAAAGCTGCGACTCGCGCCCTGAAACTACTGGGCTACACTGAAGTTGCTCCTGTCAACTCAAGCTGTGGTGCAGAGCAAGAGTATTTCTTAGTGGATGCTCACTTTGCCCACAATCGTCCAGATTTGCTGCTCACGGGTCGAACTTTGTTTGGCAAACCTGCAGCGAAAGGTCAGCAATTTGACGACCACTACTTCGGTGCAATTCCAGAACGGGTTCAGGTCTTCATGCAGGACGTGGAAGAGAAACTATACCGACTGGGAATTCCCGCCAAAACTCGACACAACGAAGTCGCTCCTGGGCAGTTTGAAATTGCGCCCTTTTTTGAAGCAGCCAACGTTGCGAGTGATCACCAGCAGTTGATCATGACCATTCTCAAGACGACTGCTAAAAAGCATGGTTTCATGTGCTTACTGCATGAGAAGCCATTTGCAGGCGTGAATGGTTCAGGAAAGCACGTAAACTGGTCGGTCGGCAATCCCACTCAAGGGAATTTGCTAGATCCAGGTGATACACCGCACAAAAACCTCCAATTTCTGTTGTTCTGTGGCGCAGTGATTCGAGGGGTTCATACCTATGGCTCACTGTTACGAGCGGTTGTGGCAACGGCGAGTAACGATCACCGTCTCGGAGCAAATGAAGCTCCACCTGCCATCATTTCGGTCTATCTCGGCACGCAGCTCGAAGAAGTGTTTGAACAGATCGCCAAAGGTGAAGTCAAAGATTCGACCCACGGCGGAATGATGGATCTAGGAGTCGATACCTTACCGATATTTGCGAAAGATCCGGGCGATCGCAATCGTACGTCTCCCTTTGCTTTTACTGGCAACCGCTTTGAATTCCGTGCGGTTGGCTCGGGTCAATCTGTTTCGGGTCCCTTGGTCGCAATGAATACGATCTTGGCAGATTCGCTGTCCTGGGTATCTGACCAACTGGAAGCTGAACTGGCAAAAGGAACCGAATTGAGTGCAGCAGTGTTCACTGTGCTCAAAGAAGTGATGGACAAACATAGTGCTGTCATCTTTGGAGGAGATGGCTACTCTGAAGAATGGCATCGCATGGCAGTGGAAGAGCGCGGACTGCCGAATCTTCGGACAACTGCCGATGCCTTGCCGGTGTTGAAAGATAAGGCGATCGAAGATCTCTTTGAGAAGGTTGGAGTGCTCACTCCCGTTGAACTTGAAAGCCGCTTTGATGTTTATGCGGAGCAGTATATTCAATCGATCGAGGTTGAAGCGAAGCTCGTCGTAACCATGGCGAAAACGATCATTTACCCTGCGGCAGTCAGGTATCTAACAGATTTAGCAACTTCGATCTCAGCAATTAGCGGTATTGGCTTGACGCTTGAGAAAGACACGGCTGAAAAAGTGGCAGCTTTGATTCAATCGATGATGGATAACGTTAGTAAATTGAGCACAGCCATGAGCCAGCATGATTTTGAGAGTGTAGAGGCTCATATGCAGTACTGCTCTCAAACCATTCGTCCTTTAATGGACAAGGTGCGCGAGTATGCAGATGCCCTCGAAGGTGAGGTCGCAGATGATCTGTGGCCGATGCCGACTTATCAAGAGATGCTGTTTGTGAAATAG
- the ilvA gene encoding threonine ammonia-lyase, biosynthetic — protein sequence MSGDYLERILNARVYDVAQETPLEFAPNLSARLNNRVLLKREDMQSVFSFKLRGAYNKMAQLSPEILAQGVIAASAGNHAQGVALGAKRLGTTAIIVMPVTTPQVKIDAVRSRGGEVVLHGDTYDDAYAYARQLEAEKGLTFVHPFDDPDVIAGQGTIGMEILRQYQQPIHAVFVAIGGGGLISGIAAYIKRLRPETKIIGVEPVDADAMTQSLKAGHRIKLPNVGLFADGVAVREVGAETFRLCQQYVDDMILVDTDDTCAAIKDVFEDTRSILEPAGALAIAAMKAYVEREQMTGQTLVAVACGANMNFDRLRFVAERAELGERREAIFAVTIPEERGSLRKFCDLLGGRSITEFNYRIADEKIAHIFVGMQVSGRSDAAQMVTTFESNGFKTLDLTDDEFAKLHLRHMVGGRSALAENEVLYRFEFPERPGALIKFLTSMRPDWNISLFHYRNHGADYGRIVLGIQVPPHEMEDWQAFLDTIHYRYWDENQNPAYKLFLA from the coding sequence ATGTCCGGTGACTACCTAGAACGCATTCTCAATGCCCGTGTATACGATGTTGCACAAGAAACGCCGTTAGAATTTGCTCCGAATCTCTCTGCTCGGTTGAACAATCGAGTCTTGCTCAAACGCGAAGACATGCAGTCTGTTTTTTCTTTCAAACTGCGCGGAGCTTACAACAAAATGGCGCAACTCTCGCCAGAGATCTTAGCGCAGGGTGTCATTGCTGCCTCAGCGGGAAATCATGCGCAAGGTGTTGCTCTGGGTGCAAAGCGCTTAGGCACAACGGCAATCATTGTCATGCCTGTCACCACACCGCAAGTGAAAATTGATGCTGTGCGATCGCGCGGTGGAGAAGTCGTTCTACACGGAGACACCTACGACGATGCGTATGCGTATGCCCGTCAATTAGAAGCCGAAAAAGGACTGACGTTTGTGCATCCTTTCGACGATCCCGATGTGATCGCGGGACAAGGCACGATCGGCATGGAAATTCTGCGGCAGTATCAGCAACCAATTCATGCGGTCTTTGTCGCGATCGGTGGGGGCGGTTTAATTTCCGGAATTGCAGCTTATATCAAACGATTGCGCCCAGAAACAAAAATCATCGGAGTCGAGCCTGTTGATGCAGATGCGATGACTCAATCTCTTAAGGCGGGACATCGGATCAAATTGCCGAATGTCGGACTGTTTGCGGATGGGGTTGCCGTGCGAGAAGTGGGAGCCGAAACGTTTCGGCTGTGCCAGCAGTATGTGGATGACATGATTTTGGTCGATACCGATGACACTTGTGCGGCGATTAAAGATGTCTTTGAAGACACCCGATCGATTCTCGAGCCTGCTGGAGCTTTAGCGATCGCGGCAATGAAAGCCTATGTCGAACGCGAACAAATGACCGGACAGACTCTTGTCGCGGTCGCTTGTGGGGCGAATATGAACTTCGATCGTCTGAGATTTGTTGCCGAACGTGCAGAACTGGGAGAACGCCGAGAAGCCATTTTTGCCGTCACCATTCCCGAAGAACGCGGCAGTTTAAGAAAATTCTGCGATCTTCTCGGGGGAAGAAGTATTACTGAATTCAATTACCGAATTGCTGATGAGAAAATCGCTCACATTTTCGTTGGGATGCAGGTTTCAGGGCGCTCTGATGCGGCTCAAATGGTCACAACTTTTGAATCGAATGGATTCAAGACGCTGGATCTCACGGATGATGAATTTGCGAAACTGCATCTGCGGCACATGGTCGGAGGTCGCTCTGCTTTGGCAGAGAACGAGGTTTTATACCGATTTGAATTTCCCGAACGTCCAGGAGCCTTGATCAAATTTCTTACCTCAATGCGTCCAGACTGGAACATCAGCCTCTTTCACTACCGCAATCACGGAGCCGACTACGGGAGAATTGTACTCGGAATTCAAGTCCCACCGCATGAAATGGAAGACTGGCAAGCTTTTCTCGATACGATTCACTATCGATATTGGGACGAAAATCAAAATCCCGCCTACAAACTCTTCTTGGCGTGA
- a CDS encoding DUF3124 domain-containing protein: MIKRYFCLAIVGLILLGCKPEAELPPTPQLKTVTLTNSIKIARGQTVYVPVYSHIYSISRSQKMDLSVTLSVRNTDQSHPMIITSVFYHDTNGKLIRKYLEQPVELRPLASTYFFVDQADTGGGAGASFLVEWVAQQKVTDPVIETVMINTMGNQGISFVSEGRVIKRREASTSSK, from the coding sequence ATGATCAAGCGATATTTCTGTCTTGCTATTGTAGGTCTGATTTTACTAGGATGTAAACCAGAGGCTGAACTGCCCCCTACTCCTCAGTTGAAAACTGTGACACTCACAAACAGCATTAAAATTGCTAGAGGTCAAACGGTCTATGTCCCTGTCTACTCTCATATCTATTCGATAAGTCGTAGTCAGAAGATGGACTTATCAGTGACTCTGAGTGTGCGAAATACAGACCAATCCCACCCGATGATCATTACTTCTGTGTTCTACCACGATACAAATGGCAAGTTAATTCGGAAATATTTAGAGCAGCCTGTAGAACTGAGACCGCTTGCCTCAACCTATTTTTTTGTCGATCAAGCAGATACAGGTGGGGGTGCAGGAGCGAGCTTTTTAGTCGAGTGGGTCGCCCAGCAGAAAGTAACTGATCCAGTCATTGAAACGGTGATGATCAACACAATGGGCAACCAGGGAATTTCATTTGTGAGCGAGGGACGAGTGATTAAACGTCGAGAGGCAAGTACCTCGTCGAAGTAA
- a CDS encoding heme-dependent oxidative N-demethylase family protein — translation MNSYFTGRSQRIYLPFEGNRTLKLGLKSLRVEDWIEIDDQFESYLQRKAKLLETNYSEVFASLAGSEAAQREVLDRLLDHLLHYFPDFYQRIGDRITIRLTDQTWQISEFENPLDLAGRLVQEDLCVMQKHENQYFLSAASLCFPSRWRLRDKLGRPLVEIHQPVPDYPEQLEHPVDRFFDRLKPEFPGVRLNWSIVDTPELFLGYQSESHNTGEHLWIRVERQTLRRFEHSILFGIRTYRYPIKILKAYPELAKGLAENVRSLSPEMQLYKNIQPIRDRLLRELNLD, via the coding sequence TTGAATTCTTATTTTACGGGTAGAAGTCAACGAATTTATTTGCCGTTTGAGGGCAACCGAACTTTGAAACTCGGTTTGAAATCACTCAGGGTGGAAGACTGGATCGAAATTGATGATCAGTTTGAGTCGTATTTGCAGCGAAAAGCAAAGTTACTAGAAACGAACTATTCAGAAGTATTCGCGAGTTTAGCAGGGAGCGAGGCTGCACAGCGGGAAGTTCTCGATCGCTTACTCGATCATCTCTTGCATTACTTTCCTGATTTTTATCAGCGAATCGGCGATCGCATTACAATTCGGCTTACGGATCAAACTTGGCAAATCTCTGAATTTGAAAATCCTTTAGATTTAGCCGGTCGCTTAGTTCAAGAAGACCTGTGTGTGATGCAAAAGCATGAGAATCAGTATTTTCTGAGTGCAGCATCACTTTGTTTTCCGTCCCGATGGCGATTGAGAGACAAACTTGGACGACCTTTAGTCGAGATTCACCAACCTGTGCCTGACTATCCAGAGCAGTTAGAACATCCGGTCGATCGGTTCTTCGATCGCTTAAAGCCTGAATTTCCTGGCGTTCGATTGAATTGGAGCATTGTGGATACGCCAGAGCTATTTTTGGGATATCAAAGCGAGTCACACAATACAGGAGAGCATCTATGGATTCGGGTTGAACGGCAAACTCTGCGAAGATTTGAGCATAGTATTTTGTTTGGGATTCGCACCTATCGTTATCCGATCAAGATTTTGAAAGCGTATCCCGAATTGGCGAAGGGACTTGCTGAGAATGTGCGATCGCTGTCGCCAGAAATGCAGCTTTACAAGAACATTCAGCCAATTCGAGACAGGCTTTTGAGGGAACTTAACTTGGATTAA
- a CDS encoding MBL fold metallo-hydrolase, giving the protein MTQSSDFFIHFWGVRGSIAVPGKETVRYGGNTSCIEMRVGGKRLIFDGGTGLRVLGKSMLKQMPVEAHMFFSHSHWDHIQGFPFFVPAFIPGNCFHIYGAIAPNGATMQKRLSDQMHDPNFPVPMQIMKSDLKFTDLMVGDVIDLDGIRIETGPLNHPNSAIGYRVTYNGKTVVYATDTEHYPDRIDEDLVYLARDADILIYDACYTDEEYHDPKAPKIGWGHSTWQEALKVVDAARVKKAVMFHHDPNHDDDMLDQIEADVRSVFPNSLLAREGMILPVD; this is encoded by the coding sequence ATGACCCAGTCTTCCGATTTTTTCATTCACTTTTGGGGTGTTCGAGGCAGCATCGCCGTTCCCGGAAAAGAAACCGTTCGCTATGGTGGCAATACATCCTGTATTGAAATGCGAGTTGGTGGCAAACGCTTGATTTTTGATGGCGGGACTGGGTTGCGAGTTCTTGGCAAGTCGATGCTCAAGCAGATGCCCGTCGAAGCCCACATGTTTTTCTCCCATTCCCACTGGGATCACATTCAAGGCTTTCCTTTCTTCGTTCCTGCCTTTATTCCTGGCAATTGCTTTCACATCTATGGTGCGATCGCTCCCAATGGCGCAACGATGCAAAAGCGACTCAGCGATCAAATGCACGACCCCAATTTTCCAGTGCCGATGCAGATCATGAAGTCCGATCTCAAATTCACCGATCTGATGGTGGGGGATGTCATTGACCTAGACGGCATTCGCATTGAGACCGGACCGTTAAATCATCCGAATAGTGCGATCGGCTATCGCGTCACCTATAACGGTAAAACTGTTGTTTATGCAACCGATACCGAACATTATCCCGATCGCATTGATGAAGATTTGGTCTATCTTGCTCGTGATGCAGATATTTTGATCTACGACGCTTGCTATACCGATGAGGAATATCACGATCCCAAAGCTCCGAAAATCGGTTGGGGACATTCCACCTGGCAAGAAGCACTGAAAGTCGTAGATGCGGCACGCGTGAAAAAAGCAGTGATGTTCCACCATGATCCGAATCACGATGATGACATGTTGGATCAGATTGAAGCAGATGTGAGATCGGTCTTTCCCAATAGCTTGTTAGCGCGTGAAGGAATGATTCTCCCCGTCGATTAA
- the ppk2 gene encoding polyphosphate kinase 2 translates to MEFQNLNGLAGQQENNQSSSKEKKHKKHKKNKHQTHPPSAENPSEPFESDLPEQKKLGKQAYELELARLQCELVKMQYWIKHTGYRLVILFEGRDAAGKGGTIKRIVEPLNPRGCGIVALGTPSDREKTQWYFQRYVAHLPAAGEIILFDRSWYNRAGVEHVMGFCTDAQYTEFMQSCPEFERMIVRSGIMLLKYWFSVSDEEQERRFQSRTVDPARRWKLSPMDLESRDRWVEYSKAKDTMFAHTNIPEAPWFTVEADDKKRARLNCLSHILSKVPYTDMTPEALELPPRRAAPDDYVRPPRNEQFFVPHVY, encoded by the coding sequence ATGGAATTCCAAAATCTAAATGGTTTAGCTGGACAACAGGAAAACAATCAGTCATCGAGTAAGGAAAAGAAACACAAGAAACATAAAAAGAATAAACATCAGACCCATCCACCTTCTGCTGAAAATCCATCAGAGCCTTTTGAAAGTGACCTTCCTGAGCAAAAAAAGCTCGGCAAGCAAGCTTACGAGCTAGAACTTGCACGTTTGCAGTGTGAGTTGGTCAAAATGCAGTACTGGATCAAGCACACAGGCTATCGTCTCGTGATCTTATTTGAAGGGCGCGATGCTGCTGGAAAAGGAGGAACCATTAAGCGCATTGTAGAACCGCTTAATCCTCGCGGTTGTGGCATTGTTGCACTGGGGACTCCCTCCGATCGTGAAAAAACACAGTGGTATTTTCAGCGCTATGTCGCACACTTGCCCGCAGCCGGAGAGATTATTTTGTTCGATCGCAGTTGGTACAACCGAGCAGGCGTTGAGCATGTGATGGGCTTTTGTACCGACGCTCAGTACACCGAATTTATGCAATCCTGCCCAGAGTTTGAGCGGATGATTGTACGATCGGGAATCATGCTGCTGAAGTATTGGTTTTCCGTCAGTGACGAAGAACAAGAACGGCGATTTCAATCGCGAACGGTCGATCCGGCTCGTCGTTGGAAGCTCAGTCCAATGGATCTCGAATCGCGCGATCGCTGGGTGGAATATTCCAAAGCAAAAGATACGATGTTTGCTCATACGAATATTCCTGAAGCTCCTTGGTTCACGGTCGAGGCAGATGACAAGAAACGGGCACGTCTCAACTGTCTCAGCCATATTTTGAGCAAGGTTCCTTACACCGATATGACCCCCGAAGCGCTGGAACTTCCTCCACGCCGCGCTGCCCCAGACGACTATGTGCGTCCCCCTCGCAACGAACAGTTCTTTGTTCCCCACGTTTACTAA
- a CDS encoding inorganic diphosphatase: protein MDLSRIPAQPKPGLINVLIEIPAGSKNKYEFDKDLNAFALDRVLYASVMYPFDYGFVPNTLADDGDPLDGMVIMDQPTFPGCVIAARPIGMLEMIDGGDRDEKILCVPDKDPRYANVKSLNDIASHRLDEVAEFFRTYKNLEKKVTEILGWQDVDKVMPLVEKCIKAAI from the coding sequence GTGGATTTATCACGCATTCCCGCCCAACCCAAACCGGGCTTAATTAACGTCTTGATCGAAATTCCCGCAGGCAGCAAAAACAAATACGAATTTGACAAAGATCTCAATGCCTTCGCCCTCGATCGCGTTCTGTATGCCTCGGTCATGTACCCCTTCGATTACGGCTTCGTCCCCAATACCCTCGCGGATGATGGCGATCCGCTCGACGGCATGGTGATTATGGATCAGCCCACTTTCCCTGGATGCGTGATCGCAGCCCGTCCGATCGGCATGTTAGAGATGATTGATGGTGGCGATCGCGATGAAAAGATTCTCTGCGTTCCCGACAAAGATCCTCGGTACGCAAACGTCAAATCACTCAATGATATTGCCTCTCATCGTTTAGACGAAGTGGCAGAATTCTTTAGAACCTACAAAAATCTGGAGAAAAAAGTCACCGAAATTCTCGGTTGGCAAGATGTGGATAAAGTGATGCCACTGGTTGAAAAATGCATTAAAGCTGCAATCTAG
- a CDS encoding S-layer homology domain-containing protein, giving the protein MSRRLYYLPLAGCLAAGITISLNTTSNAQQNSQGSFPDTQKHWAQPFINALAQRNILQGYPDGTFRPTRPVERDEFAAIIREAFNQNRERQISSGSAYRDVPSGYWASLAIEEAYEMGFMNGYPDKTFRPRQSVTRAEVLTSLARNLELSQRVPSTATTAQQAQNAKAPAQQASAQQTPRQQTRRPIVLPFAALTLMQPLMSAAKTATPSAKAATPPAQPAQSQTVASANSTSVPASQTLNSYYDDADQIPQFARDAIASVTRAGIVVNHPQQRLLNPNQPATRGDMAAFIHQALVNKGQVPPLNSEVAASRYIVGREPNRSTP; this is encoded by the coding sequence ATGTCTAGAAGACTCTACTATCTACCATTAGCAGGATGTTTAGCGGCAGGAATCACGATTTCGCTAAATACCACTTCTAATGCTCAGCAGAATTCTCAAGGCAGCTTTCCTGACACTCAAAAGCACTGGGCACAGCCTTTTATTAATGCACTTGCTCAGCGTAATATTCTCCAGGGCTATCCAGATGGAACATTTCGTCCCACTCGTCCTGTAGAAAGAGATGAATTTGCAGCAATTATCCGGGAAGCATTTAACCAAAACCGAGAAAGACAGATTTCCAGTGGCAGTGCGTATCGAGATGTTCCGAGTGGGTACTGGGCGTCTCTTGCGATCGAAGAAGCTTATGAGATGGGCTTTATGAATGGCTATCCTGATAAGACGTTTCGCCCGAGACAATCCGTTACACGGGCTGAAGTTCTCACGTCACTTGCTCGAAATCTAGAACTCAGTCAGCGGGTTCCGAGTACTGCTACAACGGCGCAGCAAGCTCAAAATGCGAAGGCTCCCGCCCAACAAGCTTCTGCTCAACAAACTCCCAGACAGCAAACTCGGCGACCGATCGTACTGCCGTTCGCGGCTCTAACCTTGATGCAGCCTCTGATGAGTGCTGCTAAGACTGCAACTCCGTCTGCTAAGGCTGCAACTCCACCTGCTCAGCCTGCTCAATCCCAAACGGTTGCCAGTGCAAATTCTACTTCAGTTCCTGCTAGCCAGACCCTCAACAGTTACTATGATGATGCAGATCAAATTCCACAGTTTGCGAGAGATGCGATCGCATCTGTGACTCGTGCTGGGATTGTGGTGAATCATCCGCAGCAGCGTCTTCTCAATCCGAATCAGCCTGCAACTCGTGGCGATATGGCAGCTTTTATCCATCAAGCCCTCGTCAATAAGGGACAAGTGCCGCCTCTGAACAGTGAGGTTGCTGCTTCTCGCTATATTGTGGGACGGGAACCGAATCGCTCTACTCCATAG